In one Candidatus Binatia bacterium genomic region, the following are encoded:
- a CDS encoding nitrilase-related carbon-nitrogen hydrolase: MPAPDSSTVTIGLVQMACSADPAANLRTAVDRIGEAARQGAQIVCLQELFRSRYFCQKEDAAVFDLAEPIPGPSTDALARAAADNGV, encoded by the coding sequence ATGCCGGCCCCGGATTCCAGCACGGTGACCATTGGCTTGGTGCAAATGGCCTGCTCCGCCGATCCGGCGGCCAATCTGCGTACCGCCGTGGACCGTATCGGCGAAGCCGCGCGGCAAGGGGCGCAGATCGTTTGCCTGCAAGAGCTGTTTCGGTCGCGCTACTTCTGCCAGAAGGAAGACGCGGCGGTCTTCGACCTCGCCGAACCGATCCCTGGGCCCAGCACCGACGCGCTCGCCCGCGCCGCCGCCGACAATGGCGTC